From Lolium perenne isolate Kyuss_39 chromosome 5, Kyuss_2.0, whole genome shotgun sequence, a single genomic window includes:
- the LOC127303329 gene encoding xyloglucan galactosyltransferase KATAMARI1 homolog encodes MVNLHGSTVLRAGRYFVPLLFPACFTLWMLIFFQPPTAILRVSFQPTLSLPEQRVVDATPTPALPERREIIDTSPSQPPPPLEGRDTVIAPPPPARRAKTETPSSPPPVAVTPDRCAGRYIYIHDLPRRFNVDLIRDCRSLCDWTDMCKHLVNDGIGPRITRTGGVLPSTGWYDTNQFTLEVIFHNRMRRYDCLTTDASRAAAVYVPYYAGLDVGRYLWGFSNELRDALAEDLVEWLRSSPAWAAHGGRDHFLVGGRITWDFRREDGREWGSRLFLLPEVTNMTTLAIESSPWHRNDVGMPYPTYFHPSRAAEVASWQRAVRRARRPWLFAFAGGTRGHGTDRNVDSNGVVRDAIIEQCAQSRRCGLLRCGARGQRNDCYAPGNVMRLFKSATFCLQPQGDSYTRKSAFDAMLAGCVPVFFHPGSAYVQYRWHLPADHRKYSVFVPEDGLRNGTVRVEDVLRRISAREVAAMREQLVRMIPSIVYRDPRATSGLGLRDAVDVAVDGVIERVRRIKQGMPLSDDGMGLWYGYFHRQ; translated from the coding sequence ATGGTGAATTTGCATGGTTCAACGGTGCTCCGGGCCGGCAGGTACTTCGTGCCGCTGCTCTTCCCGGCGTGCTTCACCCTGTGGATGCTCATATTCTTCCAGCCTCCGACGGCCATCTTGCGGGTGAGTTTCCAGCCGACCCTTTCGTTGCCGGAGCAACGGGTCGTCGACGCGACTCCGACGCCGGCGCTGCCAGAGCGTCGAGAGATCATCGACACGTCCCCGTCGCAACCGCCGCCCCCTCTGGAGGGTCGAGACACCGTTAtagcgccgccgccaccggcacGTCGAGCGAAGACAGAGACTCCGTCGTCACCGCCACCGGTGGCGGTTACGCCTGACCGGTGCGCCGGCCGCTACATCTACATCCATGATCTGCCGAGAAGGTTCAACGTCGACCTGATCCGAGACTGCCGGTCCTTGTGCGATTGGACGGACATGTGCAAGCACCTTGTGAACGATGGCATCGGCCCGCGTATCACGCGCACCGGCGGCGTGCTCCCCTCCACCGGCTGGTACGACACCAACCAGTTCACCCTGGAGGTCATCTTCCACAACCGGATGCGGCGGTACGACTgcctcaccaccgacgcctcccgcgccgccgccgtctacGTGCCCTACTACGCCGGGCTCGACGTCGGCCGGTACCTGTGGGGGTTCAGCAACGAACTCCGCGACGCCCTCGCCGAGGACCTCGTCGAGTGGCTCCGGTCGTCGCCTGCGTGGGCGGCGCACGGCGGGCGGGACCACTTCCTCGTGGGAGGCCGCATCACATGGGATTTCCGGCGTGAGGACGGGCGCGAATGGGGCAGCCGGCTGTTCCTCCTCCCTGAGGTCACCAACATGACGACGCTCGCCATCGAGTCTAGCCCGTGGCACCGCAACGACGTGGGCATGCCGTACCCGACCTACTTCCACCCGTCCCGCGCCGCCGAGGTGGCCTCGTGGCAGCGCGCCGTGCGGCGCGCGCGGCGGCCGTGGCTCTTCGCGTTCGCCGGCGGCACGCGGGGGCACGGCACCGACAGGAACGTCGACAGCAACGGCGTCGTCCGCGACGCGATCATCGAGCAGTGCGCGCAGTCGCGGCGGTGCGGGCTCCTCCGGTGCGGCGCCCGCGGCCAGCGCAACGACTGCTACGCGCCGGGCAACGTCATGCGGCTGTTCAAAAGCGCCACCTTCTGCCTGCAGCCGCAGGGGGACTCGTACACGCGGAAGTCGGCGTTCGACGCCATGCTCGCCGGCTGCGTGCCGGTGTTCTTCCACCCAGGATCGGCGTACGTGCAGTACCGGTGGCACCTGCCGGCAGACCACCGCAAGTACTCGGTGTTCGTGCCAGAGGACGGCCTGCGGAACGGCACGGTGAGGGTGGAGGACGTGCTCCGGCGGATCAGCGCGAGGGAGGTGGCGGCCATGAGGGAGCAGCTGGTGAGGATGATCCCCAGCATCGTGTACAGGGACCCGAGGGCCACGTCGGGACTCGGGTTGAGGGACGCCGTGGATGTTGCCGTCGACGGCGTGATCGAGAGGGTGAGGAGGATCAAACAGGGGATGCCTCTCTCGGATGATGGCATGGGGCTGTGGTATGGCTACTTTCACAGGCAGTGA